The Ketobacter sp. MCCC 1A13808 DNA segment TCACTCCACAAAATTTATAATATGTATTTTTCGCACATATTTAATATTTGATACTATTCCGGATTCTCTTGCAAGGACATTTTATGCAGCTAACTTCCTTTACCGACTACGGCCTACGCAGCCTGATGTACCTTGCGGCGCGGCCGGAAACCACCTGCAGCGTTCGGGAAATTGCCGAGCACTACCATATATCACGCAACCATTTGGTAAAGGTGGTTCACAAGCTGGCACAAGAGAATTTCATTATCAGCAGCAAAGGTAAAGGCGGCGGAATACGGCTGGCAGCAAACACGCTGCACCTCAGACTGGGTGATATAGTGCAAACGCTCGAACCGTCGATGGACCTGGTGGAATGTTTTGACAGCGCGTCCAACAGCTGCACCATCACAGAATCCTGCCAGCTGAAACACTACTTCTTTGAAGCACGGCAGAGCTTTATCAAGACCCTAAACCAGCACACACTGGCCGATACCGTTAAAAATCCTGCTCTATTTTTTGCAAAATAAATACAATACCCACATCGCAATTCCGGAACCCAACGCTTTGCCATTATTCCAACGTATCAGCACCGCCCTACTTCTCGCCGTTACCGTTACCGGTTCTTATCTCTTGGTAGCGAGTGTATTCGTCCGCCATGACACCCATATGCAGAACGTCATTCTTTACGATAACTACCAGTTCCTCTATCAGCTTTTACCGATATTGGCGGGCGTTTTTGTGGTGGGACTCTACCTGGGAAAAAATCGTGCCTATAGCGTTTTCTGTACTATTTTTGGTAAAAACAATCAGGTGCATTTCACCTTCACTGCACTCTATTGGTTTACCGTACTGGCCACTTATTTAAGCTTTTTTTACGGGCAATAAAGGCATGAAATGGGTGAATAGGGCCAAACCAGAGCAGCAGCATGGACTATTATGAGCAAGTCAAGTTAGCCGCCCTCATCGAGACCTGTAGACAGTCCGGTTCCATGGCCGATGCAGGGCGCACGCTGTTCAATGTATCGCGACTCGGCAAACGTTCGCAAAATGATTCGCACCGGATCAGGCAGCTACTTGCCAAATACGACCTCAGCTTTGACGATATCAAATCCCCTTAACTCCCGCGTTACGCCCTGTTTGCTAACGACCACCGGAGCGCAGCGGCCACCTGTCATCACAGCAGCCAATATTTACTATCCGTTCCGTCAATCTTCTGGCAAAATGTGCACAAATAGACATTTATGTATCACACCTGATCGCTAGTCACTCAATGATAGTCCCGCCCGACCAATAATCTGATAGCAACCAACCAGCAGAGGCAATGACATGCAGTTAAAACGCTTTCAGTGTGAGGAAAGCAACCTGATCGCAGTTAAGGAAGGCAAATTGTGGTATTCCGTCGCCCAGCTTACCGGCCTGGATAACGCAAGGGAGGATATGCTCTATGTACTGGACCAATGGGCCACGTTAAAGCCTTTGGTGAGTTCTGCATTGAAATGCGATGAAAAACAGACTGCTTTGGTCCCGGCAAGCGCCACCAGCCTCCAGCCATTTGAAATACGCTCGTTAAGGGATTTTATGCTTTCAGAACAGCATGCCATCAATGCTGCACGGGGGTTCGTTAAATATTTCAAGCCGGGATTCCTGCCCGGGGTGAAGCTGTTCGAAAAGGTGACTGGAAAGACCTTTCCCCCACTCAAGCCAAAACCGATCTGGTATCAACAGCCAATCTACTATTTTAGTAATCATCTGAACTTGGCTGGAGACCATCAAACGATTGAGTGGCCCTCTTATTGCCGTTTCCTTGATTACGAACTGGAGCTGGCTTTCGTCATTACCAAACCACTGCGTAACGCAACGGAACAACAAGCCCGAGAGGCCATCGGGGGGTTTATGGTGCTGAATGACTTTAGCGCCAGGGATGTGCAGCTGCAGGAAATGCGCAGTGGCTTCGGTCCGCAAAAATCCAAACACTTTGTCAACGCCCTATCCCACACCGTTGCTACAGCAGATTCAATTTTACCCGTGGTCCAATCTTTGAAAGCAAAGATACTCATCAACGACCAGCAGGTGTGTTCCACCACTACTGCGGGTATGCAGCATTCCATCACAGACATACTGATGCACGCATCCCGGGATGAAACTCTTCATCCTGGCGAGGTATTTGCCACCGGTACTTTACCGAATGGCTGCGCCATGGAGAACCATTGCTGGTTAAAACCCGGCGACACCATCGAACTCAAAATAGAAAGAATCGGCAGCCTGATAAACCGCATCGAACTAGAGCGCAGTTAAGTACCTGTTCCGGTTTTGTGCCATTATTCTGTCTGTAATTTGCACCCGCTACCTAACCCGATTCTGAGCGACATTTTTCTGCACCCGCTTTGTAACCACCCTGAAAAGATACGTAGCCAAATCCACAATTAGGGTAATCTATTTTTAATACCCCGTGCCAGGTTGCCGCTTGCTCCTATACTGGAAGTATTCCTTTCTGAGTAGTTGCGCATCACGTGATTCGAGTTTTATGGTCCGCATTAACGCTGTTACACCTGATGGTGATTGCCTTGGCGCTGTCGCCATCGGCTTTTGCTGTACAGCCCAATGAAATTATCCGGATCGGCGATTCACCCCGCATTAACCTGCAAGCAAAACACACCGCGTACTTCGTAGAACATGAAAGTCTCGATCCGGCACAGATTATTTCAGACTCCTCGATTCAATGGCAACAAATACACAGCAAAACCATCAACATTGGCATGCAAACGTCGCCTATGTGGTTCCGCTTTGAGTTGCACAACACAATGGCGACTAAGGTCAGGCGTCTTATCGAAATCCGTTGGAACAATTTTGAGGAAATTGCATTATATGAGCGCTATGGTAACCAGGCAGCCGATCAATACACGTTGGCGGAAAAAGGACAAAAAAGCTCGAGCCAACTGTTTTATATCAATCTGGAACCAGGTCAATCCACCGAATTATTCCTGCGCATTAAATGCCAGAATCAAATATTCCTACCGATATTCATTTGGCAGCAAGAGGTATTTACAACCGCACATGCCAATCTCTTAAACTGGTATTTTCTGGCGTTTGGCGCACTGCTGTCACTCACCTTATACAACCTGTCGCTATTTATATTTACGCGGGAAAAAACCTACTTTTATTACACGTTCTATGCCATTTCAGTCATCATCTATGAATTGGGGATGACCGGTATAGGCAGCCGCTATGTGTGGGACACCTTGCCCTGGATGCACAAGAATGGCTTTGCTCTGGGCGTGAACCTCTGTTTCTTTAGCGCAGCATTGTTCTTTCGCGAATTTTTGGAAATAAAGTCCTACACCAAATGGATAACCATTGCCTGGTACGTCATTGTCGGCTACTGGGCACTCGGGCTGCTTAGCCTCGTGTTCCTTGGCTGGTTCCCCAGCTTTGCCTTGGAAAGCTCATTAATAACCTGCATTTGTGCCGTAATCGGTACTATATGGCTGCTAGCGCTTGGCAGTATATCTGCCCGATACTACGCCGTTGCCTGGGGAACGTTGATCGTATTCACCATGGCCACCCTTTCGATGATTGCCGGTTTTACTCCTTACAGTGAAATTACAGAATATTGTCAAATGGCCGGTTTTTTGGCTGAAATGCTCTTACTCTCAATCGCGTTAGCCGCCCGCATCAACCGGGAGCGCTTGCACCGGGAACAGCAGCAACAGGAAACGCTGATTCTGCAGATGGAGATCAGCAGAGAGCGGGAAAACAAAATAAGGGCGCAAGAACATATCCTGAAACTTGAAAAAGAAACCAACCTGGATTTAGAAAAACGGGTACAGGTGCGAACGCAGGAGCTTCACCAAGCGATGCGCGATCTCCAGTTAGCGAACAAGGAAATGTCGAAACTGTCCGTTACAGACTCGCTGACTCAAGTCCATAACCGTCGCTATTTCGATGACGTACTTGACAGAGAAATTACCCGTGCGAGTCGGTCACAAAAACCGCTTGCACTAATACTTATTGATATCGACCACTTCAAGCAATTTAACGACAATTATGGCCACCTGGTGGGAGATGAATGCCTGCGTACAGTGGCACTGGCTTTGCAAAATGGAATATCGCGTAAAAGTGATTTAGTGGCGCGCTACGGCGGTGAGGAATTTGCGGTCATACTGCCGGACACGAATGCTGCAGAAGCGTTTACGGTAGCAGAAAAAATAAGAACCACGATCCAATCCCTGGAATTCACCCATCAGGGCATTCGCGTGCCGATCAGCGCCAGTTTGGGAATAGCCACCGTTGTGCCGGACCAGGCGTTCCGTCCGACCGGCTTGATTCAATTGGCTGATTCCGCTCTATATCAAGCTAAAGACCAAGGCCGCAATCGTTGCGTTGCCGTTGGCAACTCACATAAACGTGCAAACTAAACAAAGTTGTTTACCCCCTCCCGACCGTTCATTCAGCACTGACTATTGACTCACTCCAATTACCGTTATATTTTGTATGACAATAATTCAGGGCTGAGTCCCTGCCCCCATCAGTCCCAGGAGTAACGGCTTTGCCACACAAGCCTTCATCGAGACATCGCCCAGCACGGGGCGACGCTGGATCACCCCGCCGGCGCGGGCGTAAACCTGCGTCGGACGAAGAGCGTAAGGACCGGATTATTCAGGCTCGGGTGCCGGAGGACCTGGAAACCACCTTAAAACAGGCCGCTGAAAAACGACGTATGTCAGTATCTCATCTGATCCGGAATGTTCTGGAGGATACTTTTACGCTAGTGGATCATATTGTTGCCGATTCCAGCGCACTGGTGGAACAGGTGAGCCGCGATGCCAAACGGGTTGCAGCCAGTGTTCGTGGTGACGGCGATGCGCCGCAAAAAACACAGGCAACGGAGCCGGCCCTTGAAAATATCGAAGCCTGGCAAGATGTTATTGTTAATAAACCGGGGCTGTGCATTGAATGTGCCGCACAACTAAAACGCGGGCAGCGGGCCTATCGAGGCCTGAGCCAGCAACCAGGTACCGCCCCCGTCTGGCTATGCGGAGACTGCATTGAAAAGCTTTAGCCCTTATTGTTGAAGACGATTTTATATATCGTCGAGCAACCGGTTGATCCGGTTTTTTTATAACTTAATTTGTATTACAAAAAATGACAAAGTCAAAACCGACTGACCAAAGTGCATACGACCAGGAGCACAATATGGATACAACCTCAACACAGCCGCCCCGACAGGACGGCCTTCGGGTATGGCTGAATGTAATGAATGCCTCACTTTCGGCCCTGGAACAAACAGTTTGGCAGGGCCGGGAATTGGCCGAACAGGCCGTAACCGCCTGGAAGAAATTAGCGCAGGGTGCAGAGGGTGCGCGCGAAGAGTATCAAGCGATTGCGGCACAGGCTGCGCAATGGCCCGAACGGGTTCAACGTATGAAACAAACCGGATGGATGCTGACTAAAGTAGTCGGGAGCTACCGGTTGTGGGGAATTAGATCTGCGTTTATCCCACACCGCAAAACGGAACGCGCTTTTAATAAGCTGCACCGAAAAAATGCCCGCTTATTCCGGGACGTTTCGCTGACACAAGGCGGCGCCTTCCTCAAGGTCGGTCAGTTGCTATCAGCCCGGGCTGATATTCTACCCAAGCCCTGGATAGAAGAGTTGCGGGTGCTACAGGACCAGGCAAAACCGGTTCCGTTCAGCGATATTCGCAGCACCATAGAAGCGGAGTTGCAAGATACGCTGGAAAACCTATTCCTTTCATTTGACCAACAACCCATTGCTGCAGCCAGCATAGGACAGGTGCACAGCGCGCAACTCCATGATGGACGCCGGGTAGCCGTTAAGGTTCAACGACCGGGCCTGGAGCACATTATGGATTTGGACATGGGCATGCTGAAACTGTTCGCCAACAGCATCGAATCCATGCTGCCGCCCACTGATCTTGACACCATCACCGGAGAAATCGAGCGTTCCATTCGTGAAGAACTGGACTACCGGACTGAAGCAAAATGGATGCAACAAATTGCCGATTTTCTGGAACCGGTTAACGGTGTGGTGGTGCCCCACCCTATTGCCCGCTACAACACCAAAAAGGTTCTGGTGAGTCAGTTTATCGACGGCACACCCCTGATGACCGCGCTGGACCAGCGACAGGCTGACGGTGATTTTGCCGGTGTGTCCGATTTGTTGGGCCGCTTACTGGATCTGTATTTGCGT contains these protein-coding regions:
- a CDS encoding ABC1 kinase family protein; this translates as MDTTSTQPPRQDGLRVWLNVMNASLSALEQTVWQGRELAEQAVTAWKKLAQGAEGAREEYQAIAAQAAQWPERVQRMKQTGWMLTKVVGSYRLWGIRSAFIPHRKTERAFNKLHRKNARLFRDVSLTQGGAFLKVGQLLSARADILPKPWIEELRVLQDQAKPVPFSDIRSTIEAELQDTLENLFLSFDQQPIAAASIGQVHSAQLHDGRRVAVKVQRPGLEHIMDLDMGMLKLFANSIESMLPPTDLDTITGEIERSIREELDYRTEAKWMQQIADFLEPVNGVVVPHPIARYNTKKVLVSQFIDGTPLMTALDQRQADGDFAGVSDLLGRLLDLYLRQVLQSGVFQADPHPGNFLVTANNELVLLDFGCTMQLTDEFREGYFQVLGAALMGERDTMSTTLLKMGFKTRSGNPDTLLAFADALLSQIQKAAFKLSSEDGYWPTPAEIAAQAKELMMKAEADPVEKLPAEFIMLARVFTTLGGLFVHYKPKLDVNQYLFPHLVGPALSQAL
- a CDS encoding fumarylacetoacetate hydrolase family protein, with protein sequence MQLKRFQCEESNLIAVKEGKLWYSVAQLTGLDNAREDMLYVLDQWATLKPLVSSALKCDEKQTALVPASATSLQPFEIRSLRDFMLSEQHAINAARGFVKYFKPGFLPGVKLFEKVTGKTFPPLKPKPIWYQQPIYYFSNHLNLAGDHQTIEWPSYCRFLDYELELAFVITKPLRNATEQQAREAIGGFMVLNDFSARDVQLQEMRSGFGPQKSKHFVNALSHTVATADSILPVVQSLKAKILINDQQVCSTTTAGMQHSITDILMHASRDETLHPGEVFATGTLPNGCAMENHCWLKPGDTIELKIERIGSLINRIELERS
- a CDS encoding diguanylate cyclase, which gives rise to MIRVLWSALTLLHLMVIALALSPSAFAVQPNEIIRIGDSPRINLQAKHTAYFVEHESLDPAQIISDSSIQWQQIHSKTINIGMQTSPMWFRFELHNTMATKVRRLIEIRWNNFEEIALYERYGNQAADQYTLAEKGQKSSSQLFYINLEPGQSTELFLRIKCQNQIFLPIFIWQQEVFTTAHANLLNWYFLAFGALLSLTLYNLSLFIFTREKTYFYYTFYAISVIIYELGMTGIGSRYVWDTLPWMHKNGFALGVNLCFFSAALFFREFLEIKSYTKWITIAWYVIVGYWALGLLSLVFLGWFPSFALESSLITCICAVIGTIWLLALGSISARYYAVAWGTLIVFTMATLSMIAGFTPYSEITEYCQMAGFLAEMLLLSIALAARINRERLHREQQQQETLILQMEISRERENKIRAQEHILKLEKETNLDLEKRVQVRTQELHQAMRDLQLANKEMSKLSVTDSLTQVHNRRYFDDVLDREITRASRSQKPLALILIDIDHFKQFNDNYGHLVGDECLRTVALALQNGISRKSDLVARYGGEEFAVILPDTNAAEAFTVAEKIRTTIQSLEFTHQGIRVPISASLGIATVVPDQAFRPTGLIQLADSALYQAKDQGRNRCVAVGNSHKRAN
- a CDS encoding Rrf2 family transcriptional regulator; this translates as MQLTSFTDYGLRSLMYLAARPETTCSVREIAEHYHISRNHLVKVVHKLAQENFIISSKGKGGGIRLAANTLHLRLGDIVQTLEPSMDLVECFDSASNSCTITESCQLKHYFFEARQSFIKTLNQHTLADTVKNPALFFAK